The Paenibacillus sp. sequence CGGGCGAGCCGGCAAGACGCCGTCGTTCGCGCCGAGCAAGTAAAGCCGCCGCACCCCGAAGGCGCGCGTCCGATCGAGACTGCCGACGAGCACTTGATCGAGCGCCGGCGGCACGAGCCCCATGCGGATGCTGTCGAGTCCGGAGGCGATCATGCCGGCGAACAGCTCGCCGTCGGCCGGCTCGTCGCCGACGAGCTCGACGAGCTGGTCGAGCGCGTCGACGACGCGGTCCCACAGCTGCTCGTGCTCCTTCGCCCGCTCGACGTCGCCCGCGGCCTCAGCCGCTTCTCTCCAGCGCGTCAGCGTGTCCGCCGCTCCGGCGTCTTCCAAGAAGCGGAACAACGCTTCCGCGAGATCCCGCATCGTCTCCGCCTTCTTAAACCGCTTCTCGAACGCGAGCAGCGGCGCGGCGACGACGTCCCGCCATCGCTGGACGCGCTCTTCCTCCGCGCGGCGCCGCTCCTCCCGGACGGCTTCCTCCTCGCCCTCGAGCGGCTGTCCGGCGGTGAGGCGCCACGGCTTGCCGTCGGTCCAGCGCGAGCCCTTGATGCCGTATTCCAGCACGACGTTCTCGAGCCGGTCCATCGCGAAGCGCGCATCCGCCTCCGTGCGGAACGTGCCGCGCGGGAACAGCAAATCCGTCTTCACGGCGCGGAACACCGCGTCGTACGTCCAGCGGGACAGCACGACGTCGATCGCCGCGCGGACGAGCTCGCTGAGCGGATGATGCGCGACGCCGCGCTTCTGGTCGAGAAAGCACGGAATGCCGTGATCCGCGAACGCCGCCGCGATCACCTCGCCGTAGCCCTCCCAATTGCGCACGAAGACGGCGACATCCCGCCACCTGGCGGCGCCGGAGGCGACGAGGCGCACGATGTCGCGCGCCGCCGCCTCGGCCTCCGCCCGCGGGGTCGCCGCCGAGACGAGCGCGAGGGCGCCGCCGGCGCTCGCCGGCGCGAACGTTCGGCCGTTCGCGCGGTCCACGAACGCGCGCTCGAGCGCGGCTAGTCCCGGCGCCGCGGCGAACCGCTGCGCGCCGTCCAGCACCGTCACGCTCTCGACGTCGACGCCTTCCTCCGCCGCCATCCGCTTCAGCGCCGTCAGCGTCGCCGCCGTCGGATGGAACAGCTCGAGCTCGTCGGGCTTCTCGTCCGGCGCGTAGTCGCGGTCGATCGTCAGCATGAACGTGACGCTCGCCGCATGCTTGCACAGACTGCGCAGCGCAGCCATCTCGGTCGGCGTGAAGCCGTGGAAGCCGTCGACCCAAAGCCGCGCGCCGCGCAGCGCGTCGACGCGCGGCACGAGCTCCGCGAGCAGCGTCAAATAGTCTTCGGAATCGACGTATTTCCCCGCGAGCTCCGCCTCGAGGTCGCCGAGCAGCAGCGACATGTCGTGCAGCTTGTCCCGCAGCGCGTTCGGGAACGTCTCCGTTCCGGCCGCGCCGCGCAGCGCCTCCGCGTCGACGCCGTACCGCTTGCACTCCGCGAACCAGTCGAGCGCCGCGTCGATCCAGCCGCCCGCTTCCGTCAGCCGGCGGAACGCTCTCAGCTCGCGGCTCCGCTTCCTTGCGATTTTATATAACAGCATCTTCTTGCCCGTATCGTCGATATGTAATCGGGAAGCGCCTCCCGCCTCTTGCATGACGCGAAACGCCAGCCGGCGAAAGCTCAACGTCTGTGCCCGGATCGTCGCGCCGAACCGGCCGACGATGGCGCGATCCGCCGCCTGCGTCATCTGTTCGGGAACGAGCAGCACGAGCGGCGGTCCGTCGGGCGAGCGGCTCAGCTCCTCCCCGATGTCCTCGAACGCTAGGCGGCTTTTGCCCGCGCCCGCGCGTCCCAGCACGAACCGAATGCCCACAATGAACCCCTCCGCGATCTCTTTTTTTCCAAAGTACACAATCGAACGGGTGTTTGCAATGTAATTTTTTGGTTTAGTCGTATTTCGACCGCAAAATAGAGTACAATGAATCATAGAGAATTTATAGAGGTGCGAAGGAGTGCGGGTATGGCGAACGAAGAAATCATCTTGACCCCGGAAGGATTGCAAAAGCTGAAGGATGAGCTCGAAGAATTGAAAACGGTCAAGCGCGCCGAATTGGCAAGCCGCCTAAAAACGGCGATCAGCTACGGCGACCTGCGGGAGAACAGCGAGTATCATTCGGCGAAAGACGACCAAGCCTTCATGGAAACGAGGATTTTGACGATCGAGCATATTTTGCGGAAAGCGCGCGTCGTCAGCAGCATCGACACTTCTGCGGTGCAGGTCGGCTCGACCGTTACGTTGCTCGACGTCGAATTCGACGAAACGATCGATTACCAAATCGTCGGCCCGTCCGAAGCGGACGTGTCGCAAAACAAAATTTCGTACGAAAGCCCGCTCGGGCAAGCGCTGATGGGCAAGACGGTCGGCGAAACGATCACGGTCAACGCCCCCGCGGGCGAGATCGCCTACAAGCTGCTCGATATTAAAGTATCGTAAAAAACGCCGGCCCTTAGGGGTCGGCGTTTTTCCATAACGGCTCCACATGTCGAAGCTCGCGGCTCCATCTCCCCATAACGCCTCCCGGACGCCTCTGTCCGCGGCGCCGTCCCCACATGATGGGAAGGATGTACGCAAAACAAAGGAAGGGTATTCCCTTCTTATGCATACTCCCTACCCATAACGCCTCCCGGACGCCCCCGTCCCCGGCGCCGTCCCCCCATAACGCCTCCTAATGCCGGCAACCACCGCCCCAGCGCGCGGCGCAAACGAAACCGCCGGCCCACAGGGACCGGCGGTTCAATTATCGGATTATCGGCTCCGCACCTCGAAAATCGCGAACTTCAAATAGTTGCCCTCGTCGACGCCGAGCAGCTGCGGATGGTCCTTGCCGGCGCCGCGGAACTCGACGAGCCGCAGCACCTTGCCCGCGTCCGCGGCCGCCGCGTGGATCGTCGACAGAAACACGTCCGGCCGCACGTGATACGAGCAGCTCGCCGTCACGAGGTATCCGCCCTCGTTAACGAGCTTCATCCCGTGCAGGTTGATGTCCTTGTACCCGCGGCAGGCGCCTTCCACCGCGCCCTTCGTCTTCGCGAACGCCGGCGGGTCGAGGATGACGACGTCCCACGTCCGCCCCGCGCCCGCGGGCAGCGGCTTCGATGTGTCCACCTTCGCCCCGGCTTCGCCCGCCTTCGCACGCGCCGTCCGCTCCTCCAGAGCGCGCACCTGCTCGCGCAAATAATCGAACGCGTTCGCGACGACGAATTCGACGCGCTCGCTAAAGCCGTTGCGCTCGACGTTCCGGCGCGCCGTCTCGATCGCGTGCTCCGAAATGTCGAGGCACGTCACCTTCTTCGCCCCGTATTTGCACGCGTGCAGCGTGAAGCTCCCCGTATGCGAGAAGCATTCCAGCACCGTGGCGCCGTCCCAGTACGGGAACGTCACCTCTTTGCCGTTCGCGTTCACGGGCGCGACGCGCGTCGTGCCGTCCGGCTCCGCGACTTCGCGCAGCTCGATGCCGCTGCGGCGGCCCCAGCCGGTCATGAGCGGGCGTATGGCCGCCCGGTTTTCGCGCTGGTCGTAAAAATATCCCGTCTTCTGTCCGCGGACGACGTCGACCTCGAGCTCGAGCCCGTTCTCGCGGATGACGAGCGACTCCGGCGGCTCCTCGCCGTACAGCGTGCCGGTCCGCTCCTCCAGCCCTTCCAGCGCGCGGACGCCGACGTCGCTGCGCTCATAGATCGTCTTCGGCGCGAACACGTCGACGAGCGCTTCGACGATGTCGCCGCGGACGCGGTCCATGCCGAGCGTCACGATTTGCAGCACGAGCGTGTCGCCGAACCGGTCGACCGTCAGCCCCGGCAGGAAATCGGCCTCGCCGTATACGATCCGGCAATATCGCGGATCTTCGACGAAGCGCTCGCGCACGCCGAGGCATGCGCGGAACCGTTCGACGAAGAACGCTTTGTCCATCCGCTCGAGCTTCCCGTAGGAGACGACGCGTCCGATCATTTGCGAGGCGGGGTTGACGTAAGCGGAGGCGAGAAATTTGCCGCGGTGATCCGTCACCTCGGCGATGCCGCCCGGCTCCGGCTCGCCGTCGATCCGCTCGACCTCGTTTTTATAAATCCATGGATGTCCCGCTTCCAGCCGTTTTTTCCGGGACGATTTCAATACTAATGTCGCCACTGCTTGGGCACACCTCTTCGCGTTCCGGGAGACGAGTCATGCTCGTCCCGGTGGGTTCATATATATGTAGTTGACTGGACAGACCGAACATTCGCGCATAAGGGAGGGATCGGGAACATGCTGCAAGAGCTCGCGCTGCCGTTCGCTCTCGGGCTCGCCGTCTTCGTGTTCGGCATGAAGGCGATGGAAATCGGCCTGCACGATTGGGCCGGCCCGTTCCTCTCCGGCCTGCTGCGCCGGTTCACGAGCTCGCCGTTACGCGGACTCGTCGCCGGCACGCTCGCCACGACGGCGCTCCAATCGAGCGACGCCGTCACCGTCATCACGATCGGCCTCGTCAACGCCGGCGTCCTGACGTTCCGCCAGACGCTCGGCATCGTGCTCGGCGCCAACGTCGGCGCGAGCCTCACCGCGGACATGCTCGGTCTCGACATGACCGCGCAGGCGCTGCCGATGCTGCTCGCCGCAGGCAGCTGCTGGTTCCTCTGCCTGCTGATCCAGCGGCTGCGCCGCGGCGACGGCACGTCGCGAGCAGTGCGGGCCGCGGTGCCGCTGCGCCATTTGTCCCTCACCGTCTGCGGCTTCGCCAGCGTCTTGATCGGCATGGAGCGCATGTATAGAATCGTGCCGGAGCTGCAGTCGCGCGGCTTGTTCGTCTGGTTTCTCGAACGGGCGCAGGACAGCCTCGCCTTAGGGCTCGCCGCGGGCGCCTTCGTCACCGCCATCATCCAGTCGAGCGCCGCGACGATAACCGTCGCGATGGGCCTCGCCTCCGTCCAAGCGATATCCGTCGAGCTCGGCATCGCGATCGTGCTCGGCGCCAACATCGGCACATGCTCGACGGCGCTGCTCGCCTGCATCGGCGGCACGCGGGCCGGCCAATACGTCGCTTGGTCGCATATTTTGCTCAACCTCGGCGGCAGCCTGCTTTTCTTCCCGTTCATCGCCGAGCTCGCCGCGCTGTCGGCCATCGGCACCGAATCGCCTTACGACCAAATCGCCCGCGCCCAAACGTTGTTCAACGCGATCTGCTCGCTGATCGCGCTGCCGCTGTGCTACATCGGGGTCAATACGTACCGGAAGCGTCGGAAGCTTCGCTAGCGCCGCCCGCGACGATCGCGACGCCGGAGCTCGTCCCGAGCCGGCTCGCGCCGGCCAGGATCATTTTGACCGCCGTCTCGTAATCGCGCACGCCGCCCGACGCCTTGACGCCGACCGACGGCGACACGCTCGCGCGCATCAGCTCGACGTGCTCGACCGTCGCCCCGCCCGGACCGAAGCCCGTCGACGTTTTGACGAAATGCGCTCCGGCTTCCTCCGACAGCACGCAAGCGATTTGAATCTGCTCGCGGGTGAGGAACCCCGTTTCGAAAATGACCTTCACGATTGATTGCCCCTTCACCGCGTCGACGACCGCCTTGATGTCCGCCCGCACGTCGTCATGGCGGCCCTCCAGCAGCCACCCGATCGGCAGCACCATATCGATTTCGGCCGCGCCCTGCTTCGCCGCCGCCGCCGCCTCGAACGCTTTCGCCTCGGAGCTCATCGCCCCGAGCGGAAAGCCGACGACCGCCGCCACCTTCACGCCCGTCCCCTCGAGCGCCTTAGCGCAATGCGCCACCCAGGCTCCGTTGACGCACACGCTGTAGAAGCCGTATGTTTTCGCCTCGCCGCACAGCTTGTCGATCTCGGCCGTCGTCGCGTCCGGCTTTAAGTATGTATGGTCGATATATTTTTCGATATGTTTCACTTCGAAGCTCATGCTTCATCCTCCTCGACGGGAATTCCGAGCTTGACGAGCGCCCTGCGCAGAATATCGTCGTTATTATCGTACCCCGAAGCTTTTTGTTTCTCCCACGCCGCGAGCGGCTCGAACCAATCGACGCCGCGAATTTCTTCGACTTGCGCCACGAGCTCGCCTTCCGACGCCTCAACCAAATAGTAATGCACTTCTTTATCGACGAGGCCTTTGTCCGGATGCTTGTACTGGTATTGAATCAGCGCGAGCGGTTCGCGGATCGTGCCGCGAATGCCGGTTTCCTCGAGAATCTCCCGAAGCGCCGTTTGCTCGACGGTTTCTCCCGGCTCCATTTTGCCCTTCGGCAGCGAAGTCCGGCCGTAGCGGTCTTGGATCAACTGTATTTCGATGCGTCCGTCGTGCTTGCGGAAGACGACGCCTCCGGCGGATATTTCCTTCATCGGATGTCACCTCGTTCTCGTATCGTACCCCATTGCCGCAAAACCATATATGTTGAAAGAAAGGGAGGACCGCGCGCGCGAATCTCCGCCGTTCCTCCCCATGTCCCTATGCCGGCTTCGCGTTAAAACGAAGCGGCGCCCGGCAGCGCCGGCTCGGCGATTCGCTCGCCCTTGCATTCGTTGACGCCCGCTTCCAGCACGCGCACCTTCACGACCTGTCCGATCAGGGACGAATCGCCGGGGAACACGACCTGTAAATAGTTGTCTGTGTATCCGCTGAGCAGTCCTTGCCCTTCGGCGCCCTTCGCCTCGCGCTCCGGAATGACCGACAGCTCCTCGCCGACGAACTTCCGGGCGTACGCGAGCTGCATCGATTCGGACAAGTCGATCAGCTTGTGGACGCGCTCGTTTTTCAGCTCTTCGTCCACCTGATCCTCCATCCGCGCCGCCGGCGTGCCGGTCCGCTTCGAATACGGGAAGACGTGCATTTCGGAAAAGCCGATCTCTTGCATGAACCGGAAGCCGGTTTCGAACATTTCGTCCGTTTCGCCGGGGAAGCCGACGATGACGTCCGTCGTGATCGCCACTTCCGGCCAGCGCTCGCGAATGCGGGCGATCCGCTCCGCGTATTCGGCCGTCGTATATTTGCGTCGCATCCGCTTCAGCACCGCGTCGTCACCCGCCTGCAGCGGCACGTGCAGATGGCGGCAAAACTTCGGCGAGCTCATGAGCACGTCGATGACCTCGTCCGTAATTTGGCTCGCTTCGATCGAAGAAATGCGCAGCCGCTCGATGCCGTCGACCTCCGCGAGGTCGCGCAGCAGCGCCGCGAAATTGTAGTTTTCCAAATCTTCGCCGTAGCCCGCCGTATGAATGCCCGTCAGCACGATCTCTTTGTAGCCCGCTTCGACAAGCATACGCGCCTGCTTAATGACGCTCTCCGGTTCCCGGGAACGCAGCAGACCCCGCGACCACGGAATGATGCAGAACGTGCAGAAATTGTTGCAGCCTTCCTGAATTTTCAGGAACGCCCGCGTCCGATCCGCGAAGTCCGGCACGTCGAGCTCCTCGAATTGGCGCGTCTTCATGATGTTGCGCACCGCGTTGATCGGCTGGCGCTTCTCCATCACTTCGTTGACCAAATGGATGATCTCGCCCCGCCCTTGCGTGCCGATGACGAGATCGACCCCCGGAATGGCCATAATTTCCGCCGGCGACGTCTGCGCGTAGCAGCCCGTCACGGCGATGACCGCGTCCGGATTGCGGCGCACGGCGCGCCGGATGATTTGGCGGCTTTTCTTGTCGCCCGTGTTCGTGACGGTGCACGTGTTGATGACGTACACGTCCGCCGTCTTCGATTCGAAGTCGACCTGTTCGTAGCCTTCGTTCTTGAACAGCTGCCAGATCGCTTCGGTATCGTAAAAGTTTACTTTGCAGCCTAACGTATGAAACGCCACTGTCGGCATCGGTTATCCTCCCATCTCGCCGGTTTCGTAAAAAATGCAGCTGGCCGCGACGAGTCCGGCCGTCTCGGTGCGCAAAATGCGCCGGCCGAGGCCGACGCCAACGCAGCCGCGACGCTCGGCTTCTTCCGCTTCCTCCGCGGTAAAGCCCCCTTCGGGGCCGACGATGACGAGCACGGGGCCGCCGCCTTCGACGAGCCGCGCGCCGCGCAGCGCCTCTTTCAGACCGCGTCCGTCCTCTTTCTCGTAGCAAAACAGCGCGAGCTGCGCCCGCTCCGCGACCGCGAGCAGCTCGCTCCACTTCAGCGCGTCGCGCACGTCGGGCACTTTGCTCCGATGCGCCTGCTCCGCGGCTTCTTTGGCGATTTTGCGCCACCGCTCGAGCCGCTTCGCTTCCTTCTTCGCGTCGTACTGCACGATGGTGCGCGCGGAGACGAACGGCAGGAAGGCGCTCGCCCCGATCTCCGTCCCCTTCTGGATGACGGTTTCGAGCTTGTCGCCTTTCGGCAAGCTTTGCGCGATCCAGACGTCGACGCGCGGCTCGCCCGCCATCGGCCGCTCCTCCACGAGCCTTAGCAGCACGCGATCTTTATTCAGTTCGACGACTTCGGCGAGGCATTCGCGGTTCGTTCCGTTGCTGACGATCGCCTGATCGCCGGGCTCCGCGCGCATGACCCGCATCAAATGATGCGCGTCGTCCCCGCGCACGATCGCCTGATCCTCGAACATATCTTCCGGGGTTACGAAATATCGCTGCATAACAAGCCCTTCACTCCAGTTTACATCGTTTCCGCGGCGATTTCCATTCCCGCCGCGGCGCCAAAGTTACCCTACGCGAGAATCGTCTGCCAATCGACGACGTTCCCGAACCAGGACGCCATCAGGCCGAGCAGCCAGAACAGCATCCTGACGACCTGAGACAAAATCGGCCCGATCGTTACGTTATAGATCGGCGTAATGAAGACGATGAGCAGGAAAATGTATACGCCCCACGCTTCGTATTTCATCATCTGCAGCCTGAGCGGCCGCGGCGCCAAATCTTCGACGATGCGGTACCCGTCGAGCGGCGGCAGCGGGATCAGGTTAAAAATAAACAGCAGCAAATTGATCTGTACGAGATAAAAGAATATAAGTCCGACTGCTTTGTACGCGCCGAGCGACGCGTCGTTCAACGCGCCCGTCGCGAACAGCGCGTAGGCGGCTGCCGCCGTGACGAACGCCACGAGCAAATTGCTGAGCGGGCCGACCGCGGAGACGACGATGCTCATCAGCCGCGGGTTTTTGAAATTCGACCGGTTGACCGGCACGGGCCGCGCCCAGCCGAAGCCGAGCAGCAGGATGAACACAAACCCGAGCAGGCTGATGTGCGGCATCGGATTGAGCGTCACGCGGCCGAGCTTATACGCCGTCGGATCGCCGAACTTGTACGCGGAGTACGCGTGCGCGAACTCGTGCGCCGTGAAAGCGACGATGATCGCGAGAATTTGGAACGGCAAATGCTCGAAGTTGAAGGGGAGGAATTCCATCCGTTACCCCCGCTTCCTGGCGACGAGCGCCACCCAGCCGTTCTCTTCGCTGCGCGATTCCATCGCGAAGCCGGCGCGAAGGAGCGCGTCGGTCACGTCGGCTTCCTTGCTCGTGATGATGCCCGAAGCGACGTAATAGCCGTCAGGCTGAAGCGCCTGATACACGTCGTCCACGAACGTCACGATAATTTCCGCGAGAATGTTGGCGACGACGACCTGCACCGGCAGCTTCACGCCCGTCGGTTCGTCCGCCTTCAGCGCGCCCAGCAAATCGCTCAGCTGCACCTCGATCTGGTCGCTCAGGCCGTTCAGCTTCGCGTTCTCCTTCGCGCTCGATACCGCGACCGGATCGAGGTCGAGCGCGAGCACCCGCTCCGCGCCGAGGCGAACCGCCGTGACGGCGAGAATGCCCGAGCCGGTGCCGACGTCGATGACGTGATCGCCCGGCTTGACGACGCCCTCGAGCGTCCGCATGCACAGCGCCGTCGTCGCGTGCGTGCCGGTGCCGAACGCCATGCCCGGGTCGAGCTCGATCACCGTCTCGTGGGCTTTAGGCTCGTACGTTTCCCACGTCGGCTTAATGACGAGCCGCTCCGACACGTGCGTCGGCTTGAAGTACTGCTTCCACGACTCCGCCCACGCGTCTTCCTCGATCGATGCGAGCGTAATGTCGCCTCGGCCCGGGTCGAGCCCGAAGCCAGGCAGGTCGCGCAGCAGCGCTCGCAGCCCGTCTTGAATGACGTCCATGTCGGTATCCTCGGAGAAATACGCCTTCATCAGCGCGTCGCCCTCCGGGATGTCGTTGAGCGGCTTCTCGTACCACTGCCCGAGCGATGTGTCGCGCTCGCGGTCGAGCGAGCCCGACTCCTCGATGGAGACGCCGCCGGCGCCCTGCGCATGCAGCCAATCCGCGATCGCCTCGCTCGCCTCCTCCGTCGTATATATCGTTAATTCATGCCATATCATATCGTGTCCTTCACCGCTTTCCTGCGCCGTCTCGCAGCGCATGTATCTGACTCATTTTACCGAAAACCGAACGGAATTACAAAAATGAGACGAAAAAAGGCCCGCTAGCCGCGAGCCCCATCCTTAGTTTTGAAACTTTGGCTTCATTCCACGATTTCGATTTTGACGCCCTGCGTCTGCCCCGGATACGACGTGAGCATAATGCCGGCGAACCACGCCTTCGCCTTCTGTCCGACCGCGAACGCGCCGTCGCCCGTCCGGAAGACGACCTCCGCGTCCTCCGCCAATGTGACCCATACGGCTTCGGGCAGTTCATCCGGGCCGAGCAACCGTCCGCGATCCACGATCAACACCCGATCTCCCCGCTCGCCGATCGCTTCGATGACGCCCTCGATATCCGGCTGCTTCGGGATGACGTACTGGCTCAGCCGGATCGGGAACACGCTTCCAGCCTTCTCGTACAGCGCGAAGGCCAGCGCGTCCCGTTGCTCGGGCGTCAGGAGCGTCTTATGGTCTCCATATTTTCGAAAATCGAGCTGGAGCCATCCGCCCTCGCCCCCTCCGCTCAACATGACGATGCGATGTTCGTCCTGAATCCGCCGGTAGTCCGCCAGCATTCGCTCCTGAATCGCGCCCAGCGCTTCCGAATTGAAGCTTCGTCCGCAGGCGGTGTCGAGCGCGCCGCCTTCCGCCCACACGCCGCGCCCCCGGCTTTCCGCGAGCCGCTCGCGGTCGCACAGCCACTCTCCCCATGCGATGTCGGGCTCGAACGGCAGCGCATAGCCGTAGCCTTCCGCCAGCAGGGAAGCATTGACCATCG is a genomic window containing:
- the addB gene encoding helicase-exonuclease AddAB subunit AddB, which produces MGIRFVLGRAGAGKSRLAFEDIGEELSRSPDGPPLVLLVPEQMTQAADRAIVGRFGATIRAQTLSFRRLAFRVMQEAGGASRLHIDDTGKKMLLYKIARKRSRELRAFRRLTEAGGWIDAALDWFAECKRYGVDAEALRGAAGTETFPNALRDKLHDMSLLLGDLEAELAGKYVDSEDYLTLLAELVPRVDALRGARLWVDGFHGFTPTEMAALRSLCKHAASVTFMLTIDRDYAPDEKPDELELFHPTAATLTALKRMAAEEGVDVESVTVLDGAQRFAAAPGLAALERAFVDRANGRTFAPASAGGALALVSAATPRAEAEAAARDIVRLVASGAARWRDVAVFVRNWEGYGEVIAAAFADHGIPCFLDQKRGVAHHPLSELVRAAIDVVLSRWTYDAVFRAVKTDLLFPRGTFRTEADARFAMDRLENVVLEYGIKGSRWTDGKPWRLTAGQPLEGEEEAVREERRRAEEERVQRWRDVVAAPLLAFEKRFKKAETMRDLAEALFRFLEDAGAADTLTRWREAAEAAGDVERAKEHEQLWDRVVDALDQLVELVGDEPADGELFAGMIASGLDSIRMGLVPPALDQVLVGSLDRTRAFGVRRLYLLGANDGVLPARPQENGVVSEADRERLLATGLELAPDGRRRMLDERFLLYNALFLPSEGLWISYALSDPEGKPQLPSEWIRALQQLAPDARRLHAAGDPPAGPSDDEAVERLSTPSRALSDLLPQLRRWKRGQPVSGVWWAVYNWLVERPYWREKLLALLPSLEYSNAEEPLSEETALALYGDPLRSSVSRLEKFAGCPFAHFAAYGLRLTERRLYRLEAPDVGQLYHAALSALAKRLADEGRTWADLDDAECARLAFQTVEELAPKLLAEILYSTNRHRYITRKLKAVVGKSAEALRGQSKRSGFRQAASELAFGDGGALPPIRLTLPSGRVMELHGRIDRIDAARGEQGEAYLRIVDYKSSSHRLRLSDVYYGLSLQLLAYADAAAEEAEAWLGEPAEAAGALYFHVHRPSLTLHNAAPPEVAANELFKKFKMSGLLLDDPEATRLMDTELGQGDSPVVPLSRKADGSLGARSKAASAAKWRRLRGFVREKMAELGDKAACGTVEAAPYRSKQETPCTFCAYKPVCGFDPDIPGSDYRLLPPLTDEDVWERIGGEEERE
- the greA gene encoding transcription elongation factor GreA — protein: MANEEIILTPEGLQKLKDELEELKTVKRAELASRLKTAISYGDLRENSEYHSAKDDQAFMETRILTIEHILRKARVVSSIDTSAVQVGSTVTLLDVEFDETIDYQIVGPSEADVSQNKISYESPLGQALMGKTVGETITVNAPAGEIAYKLLDIKVS
- a CDS encoding class I SAM-dependent rRNA methyltransferase; translation: MATLVLKSSRKKRLEAGHPWIYKNEVERIDGEPEPGGIAEVTDHRGKFLASAYVNPASQMIGRVVSYGKLERMDKAFFVERFRACLGVRERFVEDPRYCRIVYGEADFLPGLTVDRFGDTLVLQIVTLGMDRVRGDIVEALVDVFAPKTIYERSDVGVRALEGLEERTGTLYGEEPPESLVIRENGLELEVDVVRGQKTGYFYDQRENRAAIRPLMTGWGRRSGIELREVAEPDGTTRVAPVNANGKEVTFPYWDGATVLECFSHTGSFTLHACKYGAKKVTCLDISEHAIETARRNVERNGFSERVEFVVANAFDYLREQVRALEERTARAKAGEAGAKVDTSKPLPAGAGRTWDVVILDPPAFAKTKGAVEGACRGYKDINLHGMKLVNEGGYLVTASCSYHVRPDVFLSTIHAAAADAGKVLRLVEFRGAGKDHPQLLGVDEGNYLKFAIFEVRSR
- a CDS encoding Na/Pi symporter — encoded protein: MLQELALPFALGLAVFVFGMKAMEIGLHDWAGPFLSGLLRRFTSSPLRGLVAGTLATTALQSSDAVTVITIGLVNAGVLTFRQTLGIVLGANVGASLTADMLGLDMTAQALPMLLAAGSCWFLCLLIQRLRRGDGTSRAVRAAVPLRHLSLTVCGFASVLIGMERMYRIVPELQSRGLFVWFLERAQDSLALGLAAGAFVTAIIQSSAATITVAMGLASVQAISVELGIAIVLGANIGTCSTALLACIGGTRAGQYVAWSHILLNLGGSLLFFPFIAELAALSAIGTESPYDQIARAQTLFNAICSLIALPLCYIGVNTYRKRRKLR
- the deoC gene encoding deoxyribose-phosphate aldolase codes for the protein MSFEVKHIEKYIDHTYLKPDATTAEIDKLCGEAKTYGFYSVCVNGAWVAHCAKALEGTGVKVAAVVGFPLGAMSSEAKAFEAAAAAKQGAAEIDMVLPIGWLLEGRHDDVRADIKAVVDAVKGQSIVKVIFETGFLTREQIQIACVLSEEAGAHFVKTSTGFGPGGATVEHVELMRASVSPSVGVKASGGVRDYETAVKMILAGASRLGTSSGVAIVAGGASEASDASGTY
- a CDS encoding NUDIX hydrolase — protein: MKEISAGGVVFRKHDGRIEIQLIQDRYGRTSLPKGKMEPGETVEQTALREILEETGIRGTIREPLALIQYQYKHPDKGLVDKEVHYYLVEASEGELVAQVEEIRGVDWFEPLAAWEKQKASGYDNNDDILRRALVKLGIPVEEDEA
- the mtaB gene encoding tRNA (N(6)-L-threonylcarbamoyladenosine(37)-C(2))-methylthiotransferase MtaB, whose amino-acid sequence is MPTVAFHTLGCKVNFYDTEAIWQLFKNEGYEQVDFESKTADVYVINTCTVTNTGDKKSRQIIRRAVRRNPDAVIAVTGCYAQTSPAEIMAIPGVDLVIGTQGRGEIIHLVNEVMEKRQPINAVRNIMKTRQFEELDVPDFADRTRAFLKIQEGCNNFCTFCIIPWSRGLLRSREPESVIKQARMLVEAGYKEIVLTGIHTAGYGEDLENYNFAALLRDLAEVDGIERLRISSIEASQITDEVIDVLMSSPKFCRHLHVPLQAGDDAVLKRMRRKYTTAEYAERIARIRERWPEVAITTDVIVGFPGETDEMFETGFRFMQEIGFSEMHVFPYSKRTGTPAARMEDQVDEELKNERVHKLIDLSESMQLAYARKFVGEELSVIPEREAKGAEGQGLLSGYTDNYLQVVFPGDSSLIGQVVKVRVLEAGVNECKGERIAEPALPGAASF
- a CDS encoding RsmE family RNA methyltransferase, which gives rise to MQRYFVTPEDMFEDQAIVRGDDAHHLMRVMRAEPGDQAIVSNGTNRECLAEVVELNKDRVLLRLVEERPMAGEPRVDVWIAQSLPKGDKLETVIQKGTEIGASAFLPFVSARTIVQYDAKKEAKRLERWRKIAKEAAEQAHRSKVPDVRDALKWSELLAVAERAQLALFCYEKEDGRGLKEALRGARLVEGGGPVLVIVGPEGGFTAEEAEEAERRGCVGVGLGRRILRTETAGLVAASCIFYETGEMGG
- a CDS encoding site-2 protease family protein, giving the protein MEFLPFNFEHLPFQILAIIVAFTAHEFAHAYSAYKFGDPTAYKLGRVTLNPMPHISLLGFVFILLLGFGWARPVPVNRSNFKNPRLMSIVVSAVGPLSNLLVAFVTAAAAYALFATGALNDASLGAYKAVGLIFFYLVQINLLLFIFNLIPLPPLDGYRIVEDLAPRPLRLQMMKYEAWGVYIFLLIVFITPIYNVTIGPILSQVVRMLFWLLGLMASWFGNVVDWQTILA
- the prmA gene encoding 50S ribosomal protein L11 methyltransferase; the encoded protein is MIWHELTIYTTEEASEAIADWLHAQGAGGVSIEESGSLDRERDTSLGQWYEKPLNDIPEGDALMKAYFSEDTDMDVIQDGLRALLRDLPGFGLDPGRGDITLASIEEDAWAESWKQYFKPTHVSERLVIKPTWETYEPKAHETVIELDPGMAFGTGTHATTALCMRTLEGVVKPGDHVIDVGTGSGILAVTAVRLGAERVLALDLDPVAVSSAKENAKLNGLSDQIEVQLSDLLGALKADEPTGVKLPVQVVVANILAEIIVTFVDDVYQALQPDGYYVASGIITSKEADVTDALLRAGFAMESRSEENGWVALVARKRG